From Mycobacterium cookii:
GGGATGGCCGCCAGGATGATCAGCGCGGAGATGATGATGATCGCGTACAGCACTGACGAGGTGTGCGGATTCCCCTTGGCCTCATGAAAACCCCTGCCCAGGTCCATCAGTGCAACCAGGGCCGCCACGCTCATGCCCACCAGGGCAAGCCAGATCACGGCGCATGATCCGAGCACGATGCGATCAGCGGTTGCCGGCGTGACCCTGCCGCGTGCGCCCCACGCCCGCGAGTACCTGTCGATCATCCGCAGGTCGCCTGCGGCTGGTTGTTCTCGTTGTCGGCCAGCACTTTGCCGTCGCTGGTGGTGATCTTGCAGTTGAGCTTGCTCAGTCGCAGCAGGCTCGTCGCCTCGATGGAGCCGACCTCGGACTGCGAGATCGGCGTCAGCGTGATCGTCCACGGGATGTAGACGTTGGGCATGATGCGTCGCATCCCCGATCCGTCGGTGTAGGAGATGGTGATCTGGTCGAACGGCGCCTTCGTGCCGGTCACCGAATAGGTGACCTGCTTGGGGCCGGCCGGTGCCGGCTCCGGCGCCGGCGCGGGTGCCGGAGCGGGTGCGGGGGCGGGGGGGGCGGGGGCCGGTGCAGGCGCCGGGGCGGGTGGCGGCGGCGCCTCGCTGGTCGGTGGCGGCGGCGGCTCGCTGGTCGTCGGCGGGGGCGGCGGCTCGCTGCTCGACGGCGGGGGCGGCGGCTTGGTGGTGGTGATCTCGTCCTGGATCGGTGGTGTCGATGTCGGGGCGGTGCTGGGCGTGGCCAACTTGTTGGTGTCGGTGCGGGCGAACAGCAGCGAAACCGAAACCACCAGTGCGATTGCCGCCACGATCGCCGCGACGCCGACGATCCACGGCCAGCGCGGCGCGCCCGTCTCCTCGTCGTCGGGAGCGCTTTCGCCGTAGTTGTCGTAGTCGTACAGGTCGAGGTTCGCGGGCACATAGGGCCCGCTGCTGATGTGTTCGGACTCCGGGGCCGAGTAGGCCCGCGAGTACACGTCGGTCTGGCCCGTCGAGGTGTCCGGCTCGGACGCGCCTACCGCCGTCTCGGCAAATTCGCTGCCGCGCTGCTCGAATCCGCTGGGCTCGACACCGGGTTCTCGCTCTTCGGACTCCGGTCCTGGTGGATTCGGCCCGCTCATGTCTGTCTGTCCTGTTCGACTACTTCACCGGCGCTCGCGGCACCGCGGCTGTGTTGTTGAACGCGCGCTCCGATGTTCCTCATTGTGCCTGGCGAAACACTACCGAACGGGAACTCACATAACATTCTCGGCGACCCTGTCGCGGATCAACTGATGCCCGGATTGTGACCTTGAAGCCGGCGCGAGTCAGTGCTTCTCGGGCCCGACGTAATACTCGAAGACCAGGCCCGCAGCCGAACTCAAGATGAACACCACGCCGGCGGCGATCAACCACGGCAGCCACAACGCGATGCCGACGGCGGCCACCGAACCCGACAGCGCGATCAGGATCGGCCACCAGCTGTGCGGGCTGAAGAACCCCAATTCGCCTGCGCCGTCGCTGATCTCAGCGCCCTCGTAGTCTTCAGGCCGGGTGTCGAGCCGGCGAGCCACGAACCGGAAGAACGTTGCCACGATCATCGCCATACCGCTGGTCAGCGCGAGCGCGGTGAGGCCGGCCCACTCGATGCCACCGGTGGCGAACCGCCAGGTCAGCAGACCGTAGAGCACGGTACAGAAGACGAAGAACGCCGCGATGAATTCGAACAGCCTGGCTTCGATGTGCATTAGCCTTCTCTCCCTTACCCAGTCCCTACTTACTCGCCTGCGGCGCCATTTCGCCGCGGCGGGTGTCGAACGGGTGGGTGGTGACGGCGACCGGGGGCTGAGCGATCGCCTGCAACGCCTGCGCGTTCGTCTTCCCGGCGATCCGCTGCTGCAGGTAGGCCTTGAAGTCGTTGGGCTGCACGACGCGGACCTCGAAGTTCATCATCGAGTGATACGTGCCGCACATCTCGGTGCAGCGACCCACGAACGCCCCGGTCCGGTCGATCTTGGCGACCTGGAAACGGTTCACGGAGTGATTGGCTGCCGGATCGGGCATCACGTCACGCTTGAACAGGAACTCCGGCACCCAGAACCCGTGGATCACGTCGGCCGATGCCAGCTCGAACTCGATCCGCTTGCCGGCGGGCAGTACCAAGACCGGAATCTCGGTGCTGGTGCCGACCGTCTCGACCTTGTCGAAGTTGAGGTAGGTGCGGTCTTCGGTGTTGAGCCCGCGGACCGGGCCGACCCGCTCTTCGCCGTGGGTGTCCTTGCCTTCGGGCTTGGAGACCATGGCCGCTTTACGCGCCGGGTCGGCTCCGTCGAACTTGAGGGTGCCGTCCTTGAAGTCGACCTTCTGGTAACCGAACTTCCAGTTCCACTGGAACGAGGTCACGTCGACGATGACTTCCGAGTCGGACGCCAGGTGCAGCATCTTCTCCTGCACCACCACGGTGAAGTAGAACAGCACCGAGATGATCAGGAACGGCGTCACGGTGAGCACCAACTCCAACGGCATGTTGTAGCCGAACTGCCGCGGCAGCTCGGTGTCGGTGGCCTTCTTGCGGTGGAATGCCATCGACCAGAACATCAGGCCCCAGACGATGACGCCGACCACCAGAGACGCGACTACGGCACCGATCCACAGCTGCCGGTTCCAGGCACCTTCCTCGGTGATGCCCTTCGGCCAGCCCAACGCGAAGGCGTCTGACCAACTGCAGCCACTCAGGGTGATCGCCAGCAGCCCGATCATGCCGGCGAGCACCGGCAGACGAAGCCGGCGGGATCCCGCCGAACAGTTTCCCAACAAGCCCTGCGAACAGCCTGACCCGCGAGGTGTCACGGTCGCGCCTCCTGAATAACAAGCTGGGCCGACTCCGCGCATCCCCTGGTGGAGAGGACCGTCGGCTGACTCGCACGTCGAATACTACGCAGCGTAGACCACGCACGCAGCGAAGCCGTGCCCAGGCCCGCCGCTCGCTTTGCGGCATACTCATGGGCGATGTGTGGACTGCTGGCCTTCGTGGCTGCCGCGGCCGGCGGTGAGCCGTCCCGCAATGCCCATGCCACGGCCGCGGCGATCGCCGACGCGTCGCACCTGATGCGCCACCGCGGGCCCGACGAGCCCGGCACATGGGCCGATCCCGCTGGAGCGGTCGTCTTCGGTTTCAACCGGCTGTCGATCATCGACATCGCGCACTCGCACCAGCCGCTGCGCTGGGGCCCACCGGACAGCCCTGAGCGCTACGAACTGGTGTTCAACGGCGAGATCTACAACTACCTCGAGTTGCGCGCCGAGCTGGCCGGGCAACACGGGGCCGTCTTCGCCACCGACGGCGACGGCGAGGCGATCGTCGCCGCCTACCACTATTGGGGCGCCGAGGCCGTGACGCGGCTGCGCGGCATGTTCGCCTTCGCGCTGTGGGACTCCGTTACAGGCGAATTGTTCTGTGCCCGAGATCCTTTCGGCATCAAGCCGCTGTTCGTGGCGACCGGTACCGGCGGCACCGCGGTGGCCAGCGAGAAG
This genomic window contains:
- a CDS encoding MmpS family transport accessory protein is translated as MSGPNPPGPESEEREPGVEPSGFEQRGSEFAETAVGASEPDTSTGQTDVYSRAYSAPESEHISSGPYVPANLDLYDYDNYGESAPDDEETGAPRWPWIVGVAAIVAAIALVVSVSLLFARTDTNKLATPSTAPTSTPPIQDEITTTKPPPPPSSSEPPPPPTTSEPPPPPTSEAPPPPAPAPAPAPAPPAPAPAPAPAPAPEPAPAGPKQVTYSVTGTKAPFDQITISYTDGSGMRRIMPNVYIPWTITLTPISQSEVGSIEATSLLRLSKLNCKITTSDGKVLADNENNQPQATCG
- a CDS encoding cytochrome c oxidase subunit 4 produces the protein MHIEARLFEFIAAFFVFCTVLYGLLTWRFATGGIEWAGLTALALTSGMAMIVATFFRFVARRLDTRPEDYEGAEISDGAGELGFFSPHSWWPILIALSGSVAAVGIALWLPWLIAAGVVFILSSAAGLVFEYYVGPEKH
- the ctaC gene encoding aa3-type cytochrome oxidase subunit II; translation: MTPRGSGCSQGLLGNCSAGSRRLRLPVLAGMIGLLAITLSGCSWSDAFALGWPKGITEEGAWNRQLWIGAVVASLVVGVIVWGLMFWSMAFHRKKATDTELPRQFGYNMPLELVLTVTPFLIISVLFYFTVVVQEKMLHLASDSEVIVDVTSFQWNWKFGYQKVDFKDGTLKFDGADPARKAAMVSKPEGKDTHGEERVGPVRGLNTEDRTYLNFDKVETVGTSTEIPVLVLPAGKRIEFELASADVIHGFWVPEFLFKRDVMPDPAANHSVNRFQVAKIDRTGAFVGRCTEMCGTYHSMMNFEVRVVQPNDFKAYLQQRIAGKTNAQALQAIAQPPVAVTTHPFDTRRGEMAPQASK